DNA from Antennarius striatus isolate MH-2024 chromosome 1, ASM4005453v1, whole genome shotgun sequence:
ttgcGCTTATAGGCTATTCAAAAAGTGCCTTCATCGTTTTTACACAGTACACTGTGGACTTACATATGCGATGTCCACAGCCTATATTGTTCATCTTGAAATTCAACGCTGGTATGAAAGTCCAGAAAGAGCATCACTCTAATAAGTCAAAGAAACGTAAAAACTTCAGACGGAGAAACAATTGGACGTGTGCATTTATAATGGCCTACTATAACAAGACGAATAAACATGACAGTCTGAGAAGTGGTAGTCATCCGCTCTGCAGGACTAGTAGTACCAAACAGTGGGGGTTCGGGTCGCCAGTTCACCCCGCTGGTCGTAGTTGATGGCATGtaaaagtatttattattatatattattattattattatcattattattattgtgtggttGCTGTTTGTTTGGCCTGTCTCCGTGTCTTTGTCAGTGATGTGTCACACAGTACAGAAAGTAGTCCGGTCTACTGGAGCGCTCGTCCCCGGGGCCGCAGCAGGCCCCTCCGTCCCTCAGTGGTTTATTTTACGCGTCTGCTCTCTTTCAGGTCGCGCTGAAAAGCGCTGATCGTGACGCCGTCATCTGGTGAGCAGATTGTCCACGGATGCATCACATGACGCACGGCTTGATGTCCTGGTAGGCGACCTGCTGGTGGTGGTAGTACGACCCGCTGCTCGGTGAATGCATCGCCGAGGACGTCATGGCGTTGAACGAGAAGACGAACTCCTTTCGGTCACACATGCTCGGGGATTGGGAGTGGTACCGGGGAATACCTGCAAAAAGAGTGGTCACATGTGAAGTAAAGACAGCAATAATGTTCCATAGTACTACGATGTGTAAACGTTTATtcactctctttttttaaataaagaataatgtttcaagcacacaaaaaaaacaaaagctttagGGATTTTAACTGATTAATCTCTAATTTGTGATAAAATTTCACAATCCATTTTTttagattaataataatagtataataataatattataataataataaagactgTATaactgattatatatatatatatatatatatatatatatatatatatatatatatatatatatatatatatatatatatatatatatatatatatatatatatataaatcaatTAGTAAAGACCGGATTCAGAGCTtccctctgtttttcttctttttctgttttccctcgAAGATATTCCTCATAGACCCGCAGCCCATTTAGCAAGCACGATTAAGATTGTCAAAAGGGGGAGGCGGGTTTGCAGGGCTAATTAACAGTGGACCTCTTGCACGCCAGTCCCGAAGGACTCAGGGCCTCAGGGTAAAACAGGCTGGTTCTAACCGCGTCTGTTTTCCTTATCCGGACACTGGCACGGCTCTAAAGTGGCCCagtttgaatgttttcatttctttgcaCCACAGTTAATAACAGAGACTGGTAACCATTAATATTTGGGTTTTATTCAGGGCAGATAATTCTATTTTGTTTGTAGCAGAACAGGAACgggatttattttagttttagaaaAAACCTGACACGTTTTCTTTTTTGGTATTATTTtggttttaattaaattcatttgATATTTAGTACTCTAGCTATAAGCCTGTTAGTTACAGAAAAAATAGGACACATTCAGATGAGGGAACGTGAGGTTGTATACTCATTATTTCCATTAGACCCATGTTTGGCTTATAAACACGTGAACCGCCACTGCCCCTGCTATTCTGTAGTCCCTTCATCAGAATGAAGTATTTGGAAGCTTAATAAATTGtatctgtttatattttactcTTGGTATTGTTTTATAATCTTAGTATATTCAAGCCGCCTAGAAACATTGAGAGTGAATCAGCAACCTTCTATGATCTTACCTTGTAAGTCTGTATTGTGCCCGTTCTGGTGTAAATACGATTGGTCCAACGAATGCGTGGGCAAACTGGGCTGCAGCGGGTTTGCCCCTGGATTACAAGGAGACAGAGGCTGCTGCTTTATGTAAGAGGCCCCGTTATTGAGCGCGGCGGGCGGGGCCGGAGCCCACGCCGAGGCTGAGCTCGAGTAGACGGGGTGAGGCTCCATGACTCCTCCGCTGGTGAGAAGAGGGGAGGCGGAATTGTCGTGGTGGGGGTAATCACTCCCGGTGGATCCTGTACAACTTCCCATGTAGGAATGTCCACTGTTGGTCGACAAGTGTGACAAGGTGTGCCCGGACAGACCCATTCCGTCCATGTTACCCGCCAAGTGTCCATTCATCATCCCAATCCCGCTGTCCACAGACAAACTGTTGGGCGGACAGGATAGTCCCCCGCCGCTCCCCTGGAAGTTGTAGGAGTCGGGGATGTGGTTGAATCCCAGGCCGTTCATCATGCTGTACATCGGCTTCAGCGCCTGGCACTTGCGCCTGAAACCCCTGGGTCTCCTTCTGAAGGAGCCTTCTTCGAACATGAACTCACTAGCCGGGTCGATAGTCCAGTAGTGTCCCTTCCCTGGCCGGCCGAGGCCCTTGGGCAGCTTAATGAAGCATTCGTTCAGGGACAAGTTGTGACGCACCGAGTTCTTCCATCCCTGGTAGGAGCCCCTAAAAAACGGGAAGCGGCTTTGCAAGAACTGGTAGATTTCACTGAGAGTCAGGCGCTTGGTTGGAGAGCTCTGGATAGCCATAACTATCAAAGCTATATATGAATATGGGGGCTTTTCTGGTCTTCGGATCCCAGCGTTTGTCTTTTTAGCTTTCGTGGTGGAGGAGGCGGTTTCCATCACTGCAGTCTGTCCGTGTGGCTTCTCAGGAGCCGACATGGGGCTGCTCTGAGCCGGAGTCTGCGCTGGGGGCTGCTGAACCTCTGCCGTCATTAGTTAAATTTAGTCGTCGAGTTGACAAAGTCGATTTCCACCTGCACGCCTATAAAGACTACAATAATGGACACAAATTCTCTAACATAAATagcccccaaaaaataaaaaataaattaaaaaaaaaagaacaaccagAAAAACGCAGCAATCAAGAGACAAACTTTACGCACGACCGAAATTGCGAGACAGTCTCGTCTTCTTCCTTTTGATGCAGTCCTGCTCGCAAAACCGAAGCCGGACGGACTTGTGTAGGCAGCGTCCGAAAGGGGACAAGGAGCAGAACAGGAGCCGCTTTCCACTTCAGTTGGTGTGTTGTCGTGCGTCCGAGGAGCTCACTTTTTACTTATCTGTTACCATCAGCGCATTGGAAGCTTGATGTCTTGGCCATCCTAATGTTGGGACCCGCCCAGTTCCCTCCTACTCCAGTGGTGGGCTGTTAGCACGCACATCTGTGTGCGTTCACTTTTCAGGGAAATGCCTTTTCCATTCCTTACATTAAAACAGGGGCAATATTAATCCGAAATGATCTATATGATACTCTATGTTACAGGATATAGCAACGTGgctttattgttttaaatatataaaacgaCCGCCATTGTAGATATAGATTGTTGATTGTCTTATCTGTGAtgactttattttacattttttatttttaaaactaaatatCGTGAATTCCAATGTGCAGATTCTTCAGATTGGTCGGAAAGTAGTTTTCTTCCGTTCAAATTCCAAATGTTTGATGCATCAggagggcaaaaaaaacaaaaccaaaaccaaaaaaaaaaaccccaaacaaacatcGCGTCTCTTTTTCTTATTAAGCTTTTCTAATATTTCATTCAACATTTTTAgagtttgaaaaacatttacCAAAAGGAAACGACCCCCTCATATTCAAAACTACCTTCCCGATTTCTGTAAAAGATAGACAGGAACATGGGCAGGATGTTTATACAGCAAGATGTAAACATTTTCGCTGGccttctttaaataaaaaatcaagcaAAAGCCCCGTTTAGATCAGCTAATACTCATCTGATGCGATATGCCCGTCTGTTCGCTGCGTCCTGTGTAGatgttggaggttttttttgcacatgaaTATTGTTTGTGTAATGCCGTCATAATATTTACGCAGGCACGCAGAAGGAGTAAGGTGGAAGTTCTGCCGACCAGTGCGCACCAAACTCGGACGGGGACTTGAGATCGACTCCTGTgggcatttttttttatcatcgaATGATGCAGGAATTGAGGTAAAGTGGATTTTAACCTCAATAATACTTAAGTAAGTCGCGTTAGTTTAGCTCCGCAGTGGGAAACCTTATTAACTGTATTTCTGTAGTTTTATGACATAGGAGGATAAAAAGGTACAACTACATTATGCATTCAGctctgaatgtttttcattttgctgaGTTGTAATCCACTCAGAAGATGATGCGCAccaatttgtttgtgttttaaaaagttgaaagcTTCATTTTATTTCGTCCTTCTATGGATTATTCAGCTGTAAATGCGAGCTACTGAAATACGATCAGTTCATAACTTAAAACTGTTGACAGTGGGTTGCTTATTGTTCCCTGGAGATCTCGATTGCTGCAGCCTGCAACCTTTTGCCTctccgtgggttctctcagtTGTGCTTGTTGTGCTTCTGGTCTATGTCGGTGTTAATCTTTGTAGCTGCTGCTTATGGCTTTGACATGATGGAAAAATTACACCAGAGTGCATGATTATTTTCACAATATGTGTCCTGTGCTTAAAACTATAAGTTTGGAGACTTTACTGTTACTAAATGCAAAGGTCACAAGAAGCTACTAAacattttactgtaaaaaataaagcgTCCAGATGTTTGTTGGGTTAATTAgaggaaaaaattaaattaattttcgaTATATATGTTAAATGTGGAATGTCGTGTTGATATTCTCCAGAACTGTCCagtttcaaaacacaaacagctgccCTTTTTCTGGCCCACGCGGTTTGCCgcaaggaaatttaaaaaaaaaaaaaaaaaagcaattcatTGTCAAATTTCCATTGTCAGCTTTAAATGTGACGGACGTGACGTTGTTAGTTTTTGCTGTTGAAAGGAAGATTTAAACCCACGGATAAATGAACGTGAGTATTGTTTTAACCGGTGCCTGCTCGGCCACTCGCCTGGAGTGAGGGCCACACATTTATCAGCGGAGCGGACCACCCAGCGCGCACCAGAGGCAGACGCACTCCCGTTCTCTCTCTGCCCACTGCGTTTAATTACCACTGATGACTTCATTCCGttaggatgtttttttttcttctcctcatgTGCTCATTCGGCCCCGTGTCATGATTGtgcttttacaaataaaaagctcaattattttttattacaggaggtattAATGAACCTTGTAGTTCACTGAACAATCGATAGGAAATAACTACCCTGGTATTATCACACATGTACTTGCGTCATCAAAGTCTGTACGTTTCCAGTCGATCCAGAATCAAAGAGTTTTCTCAATCGATCAGATGAATCGGTGTCTGTAACAACATCCCTGGTAGTTTTCTGTGCGTTCGTCATAGCTGTGGCTTCAGTCCCGAGGTCAGAGCTTCCCTTCTCTCCATCGCAGACAAAAGTCATGCACTTTTCCATGACGTCCCATCGTGAAATATTTGACAGCGCTGCATCCTCAGGAATGCTCGGCCACTTAGGTGGAGGTACACCGCAGAGTGCTCAGTCCTGACAGGCTTTCCGGACTGTCTTACAGTTATTTAGTGCACCGAATCCAGTTCTGGACCCCCTGAAAAACGCGTTGTTGCCACGTTCTGCCCAAATTCTTTCTTATTGGTTACAGTCTTCCTTCAGTCAACCTTGTAAATGGTACACTACATAATCGGgttaaaatatgtatatttggGTCATTTTTCCCTGTATAATCTGAAGACTGTATCATatacttttaaatatttatttttgtgctaCATGAGACGATGTtttcagaattattttcatCGTTGCGCATTTAAAATCTTGATTTCTCCCAGATACTACTGCGCGTTCAGAGTATGAAACGATGCAATTAACttcaaaatcctttttttttttttctaacagttTAGATAAATACACCTGGTGGATTTCAGATTCAGCACTTTGGTCCCAAACAGATTAAGAAGATGACGAGGCCCAAATCACGATGACTAAGAGAATTAAAGACAAAGACTTAAACCGCGTAAACGATCGTCTTTGAGAAATTAGATGGTTTTTGTGCTCAGTGGTGAAAGAGACCCACGGAGGGTCACGAAGAGGCCACAGGGAGCTTGATCGATCAACTGACCGGGAATTCATCTGCAATGAACTTGAAAATGaacttgaaaaatgttttacacgTCCAACTGTGTAAAACAGAGAACTTTCACAAATGATGGCCTGCTGCCATTTAAAAAGGTTATGTGTTGAAATTGTATTACATAGTAtattatatcaaatcaattaatcGATAAACTTATTTTACACCTCCAAAGGTTAAATATTGAAATTCACTAACAATAGCCGAGTTTAGAAATTGCAGGCTGCCTATTAAATATTCGTCACATGGTCAATAAATGGTTCGTTTCATAGCGAGATTTATTTATAGGCCTTAattagttaatttttttgtattcattttagcctgaaataaaattcattatatCTACATAATTTAACTTTTGAGCCAAAGTGGCAAACTATCCGGTTTACGCtgaaacacacatgaatgagTTCACGGTAACAAAcctggaaaaaataaacacacatcattttacttttatttttacacacacacacacacacgcacgcacgcacgcacgcacgcacacacacacacacacacacacacacacacacactatttgtcttacatgaaatgattttttgagtaactgtaaacacaatatattttTCCTCTGCAGCCTTTGGAAACATTATCCTAATAGATTTTTTGGCTCTCTGTCTCTACAGTGTCGCCTGAACTTCACTCAACATTGCCGCTTTAATTGAAAACAGTGTCATGTCGAGGTGGGTACCCCCTCATCACTTTCCTCGCGCTGTAGGTGGCCGTGTATATTTTCGTTTTGGTGGTGTTTATGTGAACGAGAAAGGACGGGATTGCGAGCAGACCGCTGATTGCGCGCGTTGGGTCTGCGTGGATTTTGAAGGGCATTCGATGGGCACCACCTCCGTCCTAATCAGCGGCGGCAGAAGTGCGCTCACTACCTTTTTGATTTTCCTGCTGAGATATCTCCTATACGCGTTCTgctgtgtgtggacacacaaacgaaattaatttgtttgatCTCCTATAAAATATGTTGTCTTCTTAAATGCATTGGATGGAAATGGGATTTTTGGTCTCATTCAAACATATTTTGAGAGCATCCTTCAGCATGAAACTGAGCGCAGCCCAACAATATGGGTACTAATATGGGACCCTCCTGCCCGAATAGTCAATTCATATTTTCAACACAGCCTGATGAGAGTTACTTTAACTGTTTATCACTGATCTAACCCGCTTTGTTCGGTCCATTTATGATCTGTCGCGTTTAATTcgtttaaaatataattcaaGTACAGAACCGTTCTGTCTCTCCTCATAGGTAATGGACCTATGATATCGGCATCTTCAGTAATTAATTTTCGAGTTTAAAGTAAACAGCCAGTGCTGTTGTGTCATTGGCTGCACATGCACGTGGATGGAAAGCACGTGACCCACGTCACAAGCGTAAGGACGAACACCTGTTGGCCTCTGTCGATCACCTGCAGCAAAGGTTGATCTATCATTCGCAGTCTTCAGCTTTAATTGATCAGTAAAAGTCGTCGATAATTTAAGCATGATGCAGACTTATTGAAACTTTATATGTCTACTCTGAACTCACTCCctgttgaattaaataaaatacacgctgctgtatatattgtgtatttttaaatctcAATCCTCATTTGGAATTTTCACACCAGAAATACTGCAAATATCTGAACAGTGATCTCCGTTTTACGTCATCTGGTATTTTCACGCAAGGcaaagtctttctttctttgattaaagtgtttttgcaaaaatcaaatctttctgtctttctttctttttgtcaaaAACAGTCATTGCTTTCAAATCGGCAGCTGATTATGCCAAATTACATGAGTCATTTTAACAAATACTATATTACGTTATTGTGAGAACTTCAGCCTCGTCAGTAAAGCCTCCCCCGTGTGTTCTAGTTTTTCTAATTACAGGTACTGTAATTCACTCACACCGTTTAATTTCACTGTTCAACGTTTGCCAcgttttacatatatatatatatatatatatatatatatatatatatatatatatatatatatatatattttgccTCTTGGATATATGAGTGTACAAAAACAGACGTGTCTTTTTGACAgttgaaaataataaaagactACAGGCATGTGTTAAAATCGTTCTGGTTAATTTCATGATCACATAATTTGACATGGAGGACGGCACTGCGAAGGAATTGGCAGATTCAGAGGTTTTACAcattcaaaaatgtcaaattatacGTGCAGAGAAAATTTTCCGTCATTCTAAATATCTGCTCACGACTTGTTAGTCTTTCATCAGGTCcataaataaaagcacagtgcatttttttttcttgttgctgTTGATGAACTTTCAAATAGAAGCATGTTTCATTAACATCAAACTAAACTTCAGGGTTAAAGTATGCCTAAATACtataacataataaaataaaatatatttcttttgatACAATGGGATCCAAATAGTTGACTAGTTGAATttgttatatttaatttatacagCAAAATTAAAAGATTTGGAGCCAGATTGTGAATTATTTATAATCTCaatatttattacatatttgtgtttgttttattaaaactcATTAATAGaatatttgtaaaaatacaTGTGAGATTTTTTCACCTTCAGACTGTCTACTTAATATAACTGTTCTTTATGAGgtatttccatttcattttttttgtgaaaaaaaaaattctggtccAATAAAGGACAGGAAAATTAGACTTTACTTACATGTTTATACCTTCTCACTGTTGCGTTCATGTGTGACCTGTAATTTTGCATTAAGTTAAATTAAGGTTGTTCATcagtaaaaaattaaatgtataaatttGGAAGCACAGCAAAAGTTTCATGCAAATTAAATGGCAATATTTAAACCACTGTACTCACGAGTTTCTGAATAATTTTGTTACTgatattttgatatttctttGCTACAATAAACTTTTCATGTTCCATTTGATTTTAAGTTTCCATGCTAAACTATGAATCAAGTTaattatgtcaaaaaaaatcatatgaaCATaagtttttttcaatttaaaataatattagcTAAATCTGTCGTGAATGATGTaaatttaaactaaaatgaaaaaataaagaacatttctttcacagaaaaactgaatgtgaaaacagattaaaatgttcCCTTACAGGCTTCACCTCTCTCCTCTACTCTGTGGCCTCTCAAGGAAGATGCAGTCCCACACAGTAAGCGAGAGCCTGCTTAGTGCCCCACCCTGCAGCCCTTGCATGCCTCCCAGGGCTGGTCCATCATGGTCTGTCTGATGCAGGGAGAGACATCAATAATAAGAGCTGAAGCAGAAACCACAGTGGAGAACACAAAAGAGAGAGGGCAGGCATACACAGGCCACAACCGGCTCTGCTGCAGGTTAGCTCCTTTGATACTTGCCCCGATGGCAGTTTGATGGGCGCACATGGGGTGACATGGGTTTATGTATGTGTTTACTTGTGCGTTTACATAATATCTATGGTGTTTATGCACAGCCCAccagctctttttttctttcttctgaagGGGGATTTTCCTGTGGCAAGCTGCTTTGGAAAAAGCAATTAAGAATTCCCAAACAGTACACCACAATGGGAGATATCGTTTGTGCAATGTGTGTTCCATGTCTCTCACAGTTTTTGTCTGGAATGGGGTTTGACTATTTTTAATCTGTGCACAACTGAACCCACCTACAGACAAACCACAAATTGAATGAAGGGGAGGGGGTGAGTGGGCATGGTAATTGCCTATTGTGGAGCTCAAACTCCTCTGTTCTGCCGTAAACATCTTTGGTAGTTCACAACTTGATACCCAGTGCTCCAGCCAGTTTGAAATTATAGCATATCCTCATTGTCTGTGGGAACCTATAGCCAAGCCGTGGTTGGAATCAGTCAGGAATGCTTTGGGATGGTAACTGGATTCGGTTGTAATGCCCAGCTCTCCGCAGTGGAATACTAGGGTGGGAAAAAGGCCGAGAGCATTTCCTGAGTGGAGGGGGGTCCCACTGAAGCATCACACGCATGGGCATTATGTGACAGTGATCCTGCCAGGTTTTAGCCTGTGATCCTGAGTGAAAAGAGGAGCCCAACTGTGGGGGAGGTATGTTCACTGCAGTGGGCAGTGCCAGGGAGAGAGATgagggaataaaaatgaaatgataaagaTGAGGTTACAATCTACCTGTGAAGGAAGGGCTAAGGGGgggctgatgaagaggaggaagacaaatgCTGTATTTGTGCTGCGAAGCTGCAGCCTGTGTCTGTTTCTTCAGAGGCCTTCTAACAGACGGCACGCAACGGAAGTTGTTGAAGATCATCTGATTAGCTGTGCAATTTTCTGAGTTCTCCTTATATTTCTACTCTGCACATGTTTTAGTAACAAAATAAATGCTTTCAGTAAGtatctgcaaaataaaactggaaaacaggatttttattttgagaaaaaatttggacaaaaaaaaattcaaaatctgaATTGAGTCAAAATGAAATC
Protein-coding regions in this window:
- the foxf1 gene encoding forkhead box protein F1, translating into MTAEVQQPPAQTPAQSSPMSAPEKPHGQTAVMETASSTTKAKKTNAGIRRPEKPPYSYIALIVMAIQSSPTKRLTLSEIYQFLQSRFPFFRGSYQGWKNSVRHNLSLNECFIKLPKGLGRPGKGHYWTIDPASEFMFEEGSFRRRPRGFRRKCQALKPMYSMMNGLGFNHIPDSYNFQGSGGGLSCPPNSLSVDSGIGMMNGHLAGNMDGMGLSGHTLSHLSTNSGHSYMGSCTGSTGSDYPHHDNSASPLLTSGGVMEPHPVYSSSASAWAPAPPAALNNGASYIKQQPLSPCNPGANPLQPSLPTHSLDQSYLHQNGHNTDLQGIPRYHSQSPSMCDRKEFVFSFNAMTSSAMHSPSSGSYYHHQQVAYQDIKPCVM